A single genomic interval of Nonomuraea rubra harbors:
- a CDS encoding carbohydrate ABC transporter permease yields MMTATTVTTSHRRTRAGRPIGVVPTALLLIGAVYCLFPVCWVLIAATKSPGELFSTATLSFGTGFLDNVAELFAYRDGVFWLWAGNTLIYAGGGALLSTAVSAVSGYALAKYRFPGRDAIFTLLIGGVLVPAVVLAIPQYLLFSKIGLADSHWAVLLPQILHPYSIYLARIYAAAAIPDSLLEAGRIDGAGEWRLMSRVAMPLMVPGMVTIFLFQFVAIWNNFLLPFIMLGDDGKFPLTVGLYTLLVSGANQPALYNLILTGAFLSIVPLIALFLTMQRYWKTDLSSGAVK; encoded by the coding sequence ATGATGACGGCCACCACCGTGACCACCTCGCACCGCCGCACCCGCGCGGGCCGTCCGATCGGCGTCGTGCCCACCGCGCTGCTGCTGATCGGCGCGGTCTACTGCCTGTTCCCGGTCTGCTGGGTGCTGATCGCGGCCACCAAGTCGCCGGGCGAGCTGTTCAGCACCGCCACCCTCTCCTTCGGCACGGGTTTCCTCGACAACGTGGCCGAGCTGTTCGCCTACCGCGACGGCGTGTTCTGGCTGTGGGCCGGCAACACGCTGATCTACGCCGGCGGCGGGGCGCTGCTGTCCACCGCGGTCTCCGCGGTCTCCGGGTACGCGCTGGCGAAGTACCGCTTCCCGGGCCGGGACGCCATCTTCACCCTGCTCATCGGCGGCGTCCTGGTGCCGGCCGTGGTGCTGGCGATCCCGCAGTACCTGCTGTTCTCCAAGATCGGCCTGGCCGACAGCCACTGGGCCGTGCTGCTGCCGCAGATCCTGCACCCGTACAGCATCTACCTGGCCCGCATCTACGCCGCCGCGGCGATCCCGGACTCCCTGCTGGAGGCGGGCCGCATCGACGGGGCCGGCGAGTGGCGGCTGATGTCGCGGGTGGCGATGCCGCTGATGGTGCCGGGCATGGTGACGATTTTCCTGTTCCAGTTCGTGGCGATCTGGAACAACTTCCTGCTGCCGTTCATCATGCTCGGCGACGACGGCAAGTTCCCGCTCACGGTCGGCCTCTACACGCTGCTGGTCTCCGGCGCGAACCAGCCGGCCCTCTACAACCTGATCCTGACCGGGGCCTTCCTGTCGATCGTGCCCTTGATCGCGCTCTTCCTCACAATGCAGCGATACTGGAAGACCGATCTGTCCTCGGGAGCCGTGAAGTGA
- a CDS encoding carbohydrate ABC transporter permease, with protein sequence MKRSERGPWPYLFLTPAIVLFTLFLAVPIGYTVYLAMLRTRVSGLGLGRGARREVFVGFDNFAAALADTELWSGWLRVLGYGALVLVVMLGLALLFALLLDSARVRLARFSRIAIFLPYAVPGVAATLLWGFLYLPSLSPIRDVLNVDFLDATTVTYSMANVAVWGGVGFNMLVLYTTLRAIPRDLYEAARLDGASEFQIAVRVKIPILTPAIVLTTVFSIIATIQVFTEPTTLRPLTNTISSTWSPLMKVYRDAFVTGDLYSAAATSIVIAAISLVLSFGFLRVVRNHAFREG encoded by the coding sequence ATGAAGCGGTCGGAGAGGGGGCCCTGGCCCTATCTGTTCCTGACCCCCGCGATCGTGCTGTTCACGCTGTTCCTCGCGGTGCCCATCGGCTACACCGTCTACCTGGCGATGCTCCGTACCAGGGTGTCGGGGCTGGGGCTGGGCAGGGGCGCGCGGCGGGAGGTGTTCGTCGGGTTCGACAACTTCGCCGCCGCCCTGGCCGACACCGAGCTGTGGAGCGGGTGGCTGCGCGTGCTCGGTTACGGCGCGCTGGTGCTGGTCGTCATGCTGGGGCTGGCGCTGCTGTTCGCGCTGCTGCTGGACTCGGCGCGGGTGCGGCTGGCGCGGTTCTCGCGGATCGCGATCTTCCTGCCGTACGCGGTGCCGGGGGTGGCGGCCACCCTGCTGTGGGGCTTCCTCTACCTGCCCTCGCTGAGCCCGATCAGGGACGTCCTGAACGTCGACTTCCTGGACGCCACCACCGTCACGTACTCCATGGCGAACGTGGCGGTGTGGGGCGGGGTCGGCTTCAACATGCTGGTGCTCTACACCACGCTCCGGGCCATCCCCCGCGACCTGTACGAGGCCGCGCGGCTGGACGGCGCCTCGGAGTTCCAGATCGCCGTCCGGGTCAAGATCCCGATCCTGACCCCGGCGATCGTCCTGACCACCGTGTTCTCGATCATCGCGACGATCCAGGTGTTCACCGAGCCGACCACGCTGCGCCCGCTGACCAACACGATCAGCTCCACGTGGAGCCCGCTGATGAAGGTCTACCGCGACGCGTTCGTCACCGGCGACCTGTACTCGGCCGCCGCCACCTCGATCGTCATCGCCGCGATCTCGCTCGTCCTGTCGTTCGGATTCCTGCGCGTGGTCCGCAACCACGCCTTCAGGGAGGGCTGA
- a CDS encoding ABC transporter substrate-binding protein yields the protein MRANRLGAFLAVALTATLASCGSSEPTESPEAAQSRPASAQGPVKLTYWTWAPNMDKIVEVWNKAHPDIQVTVSKQAGGDDAAAKYLTAAKAGNPPDVVQAEYQHLPSFIAADAVADLKAETASIKGEFSEGLWGLVTLGTEAVYGIPQDSGPMMLFYRQDLFDKYGIEVPKTWQEYGEAARTVRKKDPKAYLGTFSSKDPGAFTGLAQQAGAQWWSINGESWKVNIADEPTRKVADFWGALVKEGAIDDMPYFTPEWNKALNDGKLLTWPSAVWAPGVLSSNAPKAKGKWAAAPLPQWNAGESFSGFWGGSSTAVSAKTPNKAAAAQFATWLNTDPAAIELLVKEAAIYPAATKAQSALGAAPEYFANQPDFWQQAAAVSAGARGFTFGPNVGVTYNAFKDGFDKALQDGTPFTGAVQGMQDATVADMRKSGFTIAS from the coding sequence ATGCGCGCCAACCGCCTTGGAGCATTCCTGGCCGTCGCACTCACGGCCACCCTCGCGAGCTGCGGCTCCAGCGAGCCCACCGAGAGCCCCGAGGCGGCGCAGAGCCGGCCCGCCTCCGCCCAGGGCCCGGTCAAGCTCACGTACTGGACCTGGGCCCCCAACATGGACAAGATCGTCGAAGTCTGGAACAAGGCCCACCCCGACATCCAGGTGACGGTCAGCAAGCAGGCGGGCGGCGACGACGCGGCGGCCAAGTACCTCACCGCGGCCAAGGCCGGCAACCCGCCGGACGTGGTGCAGGCCGAGTACCAGCACCTGCCCTCGTTCATCGCCGCCGACGCGGTCGCCGACCTCAAGGCCGAGACGGCCTCGATCAAGGGCGAGTTCTCCGAGGGCCTGTGGGGCCTGGTCACGCTCGGCACCGAGGCCGTCTACGGCATCCCGCAGGACAGCGGCCCGATGATGCTCTTCTACCGCCAGGACCTGTTCGACAAGTACGGCATCGAGGTGCCCAAGACCTGGCAGGAGTACGGCGAGGCGGCCCGCACGGTCAGGAAGAAGGACCCGAAGGCGTACCTCGGCACGTTCTCCAGCAAGGACCCGGGAGCGTTCACAGGGCTGGCGCAGCAGGCGGGCGCGCAGTGGTGGTCGATCAACGGCGAGTCGTGGAAGGTGAACATCGCCGACGAGCCCACCAGGAAGGTCGCCGACTTCTGGGGCGCGCTGGTCAAGGAGGGCGCCATCGACGACATGCCGTACTTCACCCCCGAGTGGAACAAGGCGCTCAACGACGGCAAGCTGCTGACCTGGCCGTCGGCGGTGTGGGCGCCGGGCGTGCTGTCGAGCAACGCGCCGAAGGCCAAGGGCAAGTGGGCCGCCGCGCCGCTGCCGCAGTGGAACGCCGGTGAGAGCTTCAGCGGCTTCTGGGGCGGCTCGTCCACCGCCGTGTCGGCCAAGACCCCGAACAAGGCCGCCGCCGCGCAGTTCGCCACCTGGCTCAACACCGACCCGGCCGCCATCGAGCTGCTGGTCAAGGAGGCGGCCATCTACCCGGCGGCCACCAAGGCGCAGTCGGCGCTCGGCGCGGCACCCGAGTACTTCGCCAACCAGCCCGACTTCTGGCAGCAGGCCGCCGCCGTCTCCGCCGGCGCCCGCGGCTTCACCTTCGGCCCGAACGTGGGCGTGACCTACAACGCCTTCAAGGACGGCTTCGACAAGGCGCTGCAGGACGGCACCCCGTTCACCGGCGCCGTGCAGGGCATGCAGGACGCCACGGTCGCCGACATGCGCAAGTCCGGCTTCACGATCGCCTCATGA
- a CDS encoding beta-galactosidase yields MYPERPAGIAYGGDYNPEQWPREVLEEDVALMREAGVSLVSLGLFSWALLEPEQGRFEFGWLDEIIDRLHAGGVAVDLATPTAAPPAWFVARHPDVLPVTREGVRIGFGGRQSACSSAPAFREATARLVRALGEHYRGHPAVVMWHVHNEYGAPLGECYCEHSVAAWRAWLRQTYRDISALNDAWGTTFWGQTYGDWSEIDAPRANHTAVNPAQRLDYARFSDGQHREHYALQRDILRELTPGLPVTTNFAGTVNCKSTDLWQWARELDVIANDHYLQAERPDNHIDLAMSADLARSVAGGAPWMLMEHSAGAVNWQPRNLAKRPGEMRRNSLAHVARGSDSVLFFQFRASRFGAEKFHSGMVPHAGTDSEQWREVVRLGADLRRLAGVRGGRVRAEVALVWDWESYWALELDWRPSVDLTFRERVDAFYEALWREHVTVDFVHPSADISGYRVVVAPSSYLLTEASAKNLHRYVESGGNLLVSYFSGIVDEHDTIHPGAHPGALRELLGLSIEEFHPLREHETVTLTGGPDALTGAPIVARVWSERVRPAGAVTVRDFAEGPDAGHPAVTRHALGAGTAWYLATAPVTGLRDLLAQVLDHAGVSRPHGLPDTLELVRRGGHVFLINHGDQPVTVEGVSGVSVFDGVRHDGPVTVPAGAVTVVAESPQP; encoded by the coding sequence ATGTATCCGGAGCGTCCTGCCGGGATCGCCTATGGCGGCGACTACAACCCGGAGCAGTGGCCGCGCGAGGTCCTGGAAGAGGACGTGGCCCTGATGCGCGAGGCCGGGGTGAGCCTGGTCAGCCTGGGCCTGTTCTCGTGGGCGCTGCTGGAGCCCGAGCAGGGGCGTTTCGAGTTCGGCTGGCTGGACGAGATCATCGACCGGCTGCACGCCGGCGGCGTCGCCGTCGACCTGGCCACGCCGACCGCCGCCCCGCCCGCCTGGTTCGTGGCCCGGCATCCCGACGTGCTGCCGGTGACCAGGGAGGGCGTGCGGATCGGGTTCGGCGGCAGGCAGAGCGCCTGCTCCAGCGCCCCGGCCTTCCGCGAGGCGACCGCGCGGCTGGTGCGGGCGCTGGGCGAGCACTACCGCGGCCATCCGGCCGTGGTCATGTGGCACGTGCACAACGAGTACGGCGCCCCGCTCGGCGAGTGCTACTGCGAGCACAGCGTGGCCGCCTGGCGGGCCTGGCTGCGCCAGACCTACCGCGACATCTCCGCGCTGAACGACGCCTGGGGCACCACGTTCTGGGGCCAGACGTACGGCGACTGGTCCGAGATCGACGCCCCGCGCGCCAACCACACGGCCGTCAACCCTGCCCAGCGGCTCGACTACGCCCGCTTCAGCGACGGCCAGCACCGCGAGCACTACGCGCTGCAGCGCGACATCCTGCGCGAGCTGACCCCCGGCCTCCCGGTGACCACGAACTTCGCCGGCACCGTCAATTGCAAGTCCACGGACCTCTGGCAGTGGGCCCGCGAGCTGGACGTGATCGCCAACGACCACTACCTCCAGGCGGAGCGGCCCGACAACCACATCGACCTGGCCATGTCCGCCGACCTGGCGCGGTCGGTGGCGGGCGGCGCGCCGTGGATGCTGATGGAGCACTCGGCGGGCGCGGTCAACTGGCAGCCGCGCAACCTGGCCAAGCGACCGGGCGAGATGCGCCGCAACAGCCTCGCGCACGTCGCCCGGGGCTCCGACAGCGTGCTGTTCTTCCAGTTCAGGGCCTCGCGGTTCGGGGCGGAGAAGTTCCACTCCGGGATGGTGCCGCACGCCGGGACCGACTCCGAGCAGTGGCGGGAGGTGGTGCGGCTCGGCGCCGACCTGCGCAGGCTGGCCGGCGTCAGGGGCGGCCGGGTGCGGGCCGAGGTGGCGCTCGTGTGGGACTGGGAGTCGTACTGGGCGCTGGAGCTGGACTGGCGGCCGTCGGTGGACCTGACGTTCAGGGAGCGGGTGGACGCCTTCTACGAGGCGCTGTGGCGGGAGCACGTCACGGTGGACTTCGTCCACCCTTCAGCCGATATTTCGGGATACCGGGTGGTGGTGGCGCCCAGCTCGTACCTGCTGACCGAGGCGTCCGCCAAGAACCTGCACCGGTACGTGGAGTCGGGCGGGAACCTGCTCGTGTCGTACTTCTCCGGCATCGTGGACGAGCACGACACCATCCACCCGGGCGCCCATCCCGGCGCGCTGCGCGAGCTGCTCGGCCTGTCGATCGAGGAGTTCCACCCGCTGCGCGAGCACGAGACGGTGACGCTGACCGGCGGCCCCGACGCCCTGACCGGCGCCCCGATCGTCGCGCGCGTCTGGTCGGAGCGGGTCCGCCCGGCGGGCGCGGTCACGGTCCGGGACTTCGCCGAGGGCCCGGACGCCGGCCACCCCGCCGTCACCCGCCACGCCCTCGGCGCGGGCACCGCCTGGTACCTGGCCACCGCGCCCGTCACCGGCCTGCGCGACCTGCTCGCGCAGGTGCTCGACCACGCGGGCGTGTCCCGCCCGCACGGCCTCCCCGACACCCTGGAGCTGGTGCGCAGGGGAGGCCACGTCTTCCTGATCAACCACGGCGACCAGCCGGTGACGGTCGAGGGGGTGAGCGGCGTGAGCGTGTTCGACGGCGTACGGCACGACGGGCCGGTCACCGTCCCGGCCGGAGCGGTCACGGTCGTCGCGGAATCCCCCCAGCCCTAG
- a CDS encoding glycoside hydrolase family 53 protein — translation MKRILLTALLLLTALAVVPAHAQAGPGRLQIRGADVSSLAKSEALGGVYRDARGRRGDALAILSQAGLNYIRLKVWVNPADGYNTKSRVLAVARRVKALGMGLLVDFHYSDTWADPGKQYKPAAWEALPFEQLRQAVYDHTYDVLDALRDQGTTADMVQVGNEINGGLLWPDGSNSTWANTAALLNAGYDAAKAVSGSTRVVLHLANGGDNGLYRWWFDNAGAHGIRYDVIGLSYYSYWHGTPEAFQANLNDVASRYGKPVVVVETAYPFTTADDDGWENIITSAESYPGYPATPQGQSAMLARVADIVRAVPNGLGLGLFTWEATWTGVRGNGWDPADPSSGNGWENQALFGYDDRALPAMSVLGRR, via the coding sequence ATGAAACGCATCCTCCTCACCGCGCTGCTCTTACTCACGGCCCTCGCCGTCGTCCCGGCGCACGCCCAGGCAGGGCCGGGCCGCCTGCAGATCAGGGGCGCGGACGTGTCCAGCCTGGCCAAGTCGGAGGCGCTCGGCGGCGTCTACCGCGACGCCCGCGGGCGCAGGGGCGACGCGCTGGCCATCCTGTCCCAGGCCGGGCTCAACTACATCAGGCTCAAGGTCTGGGTGAACCCGGCCGACGGCTACAACACCAAGAGCCGGGTGCTCGCGGTGGCCAGGCGGGTCAAGGCGCTCGGCATGGGCCTGCTCGTCGACTTCCACTACTCCGACACCTGGGCCGACCCGGGCAAGCAGTACAAGCCCGCCGCGTGGGAGGCGCTGCCGTTCGAGCAGCTGCGGCAGGCCGTGTACGACCACACCTACGACGTGCTCGACGCGCTGCGCGACCAGGGCACCACGGCCGACATGGTGCAGGTCGGCAACGAGATCAACGGCGGCCTGCTCTGGCCGGACGGCTCCAACTCCACCTGGGCGAACACGGCGGCGCTGCTGAACGCCGGGTACGACGCCGCCAAGGCGGTCTCCGGCTCGACCAGGGTCGTGCTGCACCTGGCCAACGGCGGCGACAACGGCCTGTACCGGTGGTGGTTCGACAACGCGGGCGCCCACGGCATCCGCTACGACGTGATCGGCCTGTCGTACTACTCCTACTGGCACGGCACGCCGGAGGCGTTCCAGGCCAACCTCAACGACGTGGCCAGCCGGTACGGCAAGCCCGTCGTCGTGGTGGAGACCGCGTACCCGTTCACCACGGCCGACGACGACGGCTGGGAGAACATCATCACCTCCGCCGAGTCGTACCCCGGCTACCCGGCCACCCCGCAGGGGCAGTCGGCGATGCTGGCCCGGGTGGCCGACATCGTCCGCGCCGTGCCGAACGGCCTGGGCCTCGGCCTGTTCACCTGGGAGGCCACGTGGACGGGCGTGCGGGGCAACGGCTGGGACCCGGCCGACCCCTCCTCGGGCAACGGCTGGGAGAACCAGGCCCTGTTCGGCTACGACGACAGGGCGCTTCCCGCCATGTCCGTCCTCGGCCGCCGCTGA
- a CDS encoding RrF2 family transcriptional regulator codes for MRLTAFTDIALRIVMRLAVARPDDLLTTRDVAGMLAVPYTHAAKAVARLGELGVVEARRGRGGGMQLTEAGRATTVGALVRALEGAGDVVGCEDDPPCPLRAACRLRSALRQAQEAFYASLDGITVASLVDEPTGPVLLSLTPGTGTGAPAT; via the coding sequence ATGCGGCTGACCGCCTTCACCGACATCGCGCTGCGCATCGTCATGCGCCTGGCCGTGGCGCGGCCGGACGACCTGCTCACCACCCGCGACGTGGCCGGCATGCTGGCCGTCCCCTACACCCACGCGGCCAAGGCCGTCGCCCGGCTGGGCGAGCTGGGCGTGGTGGAGGCCAGGCGCGGGCGGGGCGGCGGGATGCAGCTCACCGAGGCGGGCAGGGCCACGACCGTCGGCGCCCTCGTACGTGCTCTGGAGGGCGCCGGCGACGTCGTGGGCTGCGAGGACGACCCGCCCTGCCCGCTGCGGGCGGCCTGCCGGCTGCGCTCGGCGCTGCGCCAGGCGCAGGAGGCGTTCTACGCCTCGCTCGACGGGATCACCGTCGCCTCGCTCGTGGACGAGCCGACCGGGCCCGTCCTGCTGTCGCTGACCCCCGGGACCGGGACCGGCGCCCCGGCAACATAA
- a CDS encoding globin domain-containing protein: MLSANAAELVRATLPAVGAELETITARFYDTMFADHPELLDGLFNRGNQRSGEQRKALAGAVAAFAVALLDNPDERPDALLARIAHKHAAVGVTDDQYVIVHKYLIAAIADVLGEAVTPEVASAWDEVYWLMAGALIAMEARIYAEAGARDGATWRPWRVVERREETADAVSLVLSPIGEEPAPPARPGQYVSVRVTMPDGVRQLRQYTLSGHDADGRRRITVKRERRAGVPEGEVSSLLHATVKEGDTLTLSAPFGDVALEDGDEPLVLVSAGIGCTPIAAMLQHLADAGDKRRVLVLHADRSEAHHALRADMERLTGELPAGERIFWYESAAGGSAAGEGARTGLMSLDGVEIPEGAVVYMCGSVEFMRAARAQLIEAGVAPRDIHYEVFGPDLWLGAA; the protein is encoded by the coding sequence ATGCTGTCCGCCAACGCCGCCGAGCTCGTCCGCGCCACCCTCCCCGCCGTCGGAGCCGAGCTGGAGACCATCACCGCGCGGTTCTACGACACGATGTTCGCCGACCACCCCGAACTGCTCGACGGGCTGTTCAACCGCGGCAACCAGCGCAGCGGCGAGCAGCGCAAGGCACTGGCGGGCGCCGTCGCGGCCTTCGCCGTCGCGCTGCTGGACAACCCCGATGAGCGCCCCGACGCGCTGCTGGCGCGCATCGCGCACAAGCACGCCGCCGTGGGCGTGACCGACGACCAGTACGTCATCGTGCACAAGTACCTGATCGCCGCCATCGCCGACGTGCTCGGCGAGGCCGTCACGCCCGAGGTCGCGAGCGCCTGGGACGAGGTCTACTGGCTGATGGCCGGCGCGCTGATCGCCATGGAGGCCCGCATCTACGCCGAGGCGGGGGCGCGTGACGGCGCGACCTGGCGGCCCTGGCGGGTCGTCGAGCGGCGCGAGGAGACGGCGGACGCCGTGTCGCTGGTGCTGAGCCCGATCGGCGAGGAGCCCGCGCCGCCGGCCCGCCCCGGCCAGTACGTGAGCGTGCGCGTGACCATGCCCGACGGTGTCCGGCAGCTGAGGCAGTACACGCTGTCCGGGCACGACGCGGACGGCCGGCGCCGCATCACGGTCAAACGGGAGCGCCGCGCCGGCGTTCCCGAGGGGGAGGTGTCCTCACTGCTGCACGCCACCGTCAAGGAGGGCGACACGCTGACCCTGTCGGCCCCGTTCGGCGACGTCGCGCTGGAGGACGGCGACGAACCGCTCGTGCTGGTCTCCGCCGGCATCGGCTGCACCCCGATCGCCGCGATGCTCCAGCACCTGGCCGACGCCGGGGACAAGCGCAGGGTGCTGGTGCTGCACGCCGACCGCTCCGAGGCCCATCACGCGCTGCGCGCGGACATGGAGCGCCTGACCGGCGAGCTGCCCGCAGGGGAGCGGATCTTCTGGTACGAGAGCGCCGCCGGAGGGAGCGCCGCCGGCGAGGGCGCCCGCACCGGGCTGATGAGCCTGGACGGGGTCGAGATCCCCGAGGGCGCGGTCGTGTACATGTGCGGCTCGGTGGAGTTCATGCGCGCCGCCCGCGCCCAGCTCATCGAGGCAGGCGTCGCCCCGCGCGACATCCACTACGAGGTGTTCGGCCCGGACCTGTGGCTCGGCGCCGCCTGA
- a CDS encoding nitroreductase family protein — MTISADELLTTTRSVRKRLDLTRPVPMELVRECLELALQAPTGGNAQLWHWIVVTDPGKRKAIGEYYARSWNAYYGSGSSARSLFKDDPARAAAQERVSDSAAYLAEHLGEVPVHVIGCMTVPAGLPEGNQAGLWGSLLPAAWSFMLAARARGLGTAWTTLHLAYESEVAELLELPANVRQGVLLPTAYYTGETFRPARRQPLDEVLHVDRW, encoded by the coding sequence ATGACGATCTCAGCGGACGAGCTGCTCACCACCACCCGCAGCGTACGCAAGCGACTCGACCTCACCCGGCCCGTCCCGATGGAGCTGGTCAGGGAGTGCCTGGAGCTCGCCCTCCAGGCGCCCACCGGCGGCAACGCGCAGCTCTGGCACTGGATCGTGGTCACCGATCCCGGCAAGCGCAAGGCGATCGGCGAGTACTACGCGCGCTCGTGGAACGCCTACTACGGCTCAGGCTCCTCCGCCAGGTCGCTGTTCAAGGACGACCCGGCGCGCGCGGCGGCCCAGGAGCGGGTCTCCGACAGCGCCGCGTACCTGGCCGAGCACCTGGGCGAGGTGCCGGTGCACGTGATCGGCTGCATGACCGTGCCCGCCGGGCTGCCCGAGGGCAACCAGGCCGGGCTGTGGGGGTCGCTGCTGCCCGCCGCGTGGAGCTTCATGCTGGCCGCCCGCGCCAGGGGGCTGGGCACGGCGTGGACGACGCTGCACCTGGCCTACGAGAGCGAGGTGGCCGAGCTGCTCGAGTTGCCGGCCAACGTCCGGCAGGGCGTGCTGCTGCCCACGGCGTACTACACCGGCGAGACCTTCCGCCCGGCCAGGCGCCAGCCGCTGGACGAGGTGCTGCACGTCGATCGCTGGTAA
- a CDS encoding 5-methyltetrahydropteroyltriglutamate--homocysteine methyltransferase translates to MISLPLLPTSLVGSYAQPDWLIDRARLAGRFPPRVRARELWRIPPELLGQAQDDATELAIRAQERAGLDIVTDGEIRRESYSNHFATALEGLDLDDPGTALDRSGHPNPVPRIVGPIRRPRPVEVDDLLFLRAHTRRVVKMTVPGPFTMSQQAQNEHYPDAEAAAMDYAAAVNAEIRDLFAAGADIVQLDEPYMQARPDAARAYGLAALNAALDGITGMTAVHICFGYAAIIHERPEAYSFLPELAGCPVRQVSIETAQSGLDLGVLSDLKDKTVVLGVIDLSTPEVEPVEVVAGRVRRAFERVPPERIVIATDCGMKYLPRWSAEGKMRAMAGAARLLREELGGSR, encoded by the coding sequence GTGATCTCCTTGCCGCTGCTGCCGACGTCGCTGGTCGGGAGCTACGCCCAGCCGGACTGGCTGATCGACCGCGCCAGGCTGGCCGGGCGGTTCCCGCCGCGCGTACGGGCCAGGGAGCTGTGGCGCATCCCGCCGGAGCTGCTCGGGCAGGCCCAGGACGACGCCACCGAGCTGGCGATCAGGGCGCAGGAGCGGGCCGGCCTGGACATCGTCACCGACGGCGAGATCCGCCGCGAGAGTTACTCCAACCACTTCGCGACCGCCCTGGAGGGCCTCGACCTGGACGACCCGGGCACCGCGCTGGACCGCAGCGGCCATCCGAACCCGGTGCCGCGCATCGTCGGCCCCATCCGCCGGCCCCGCCCGGTCGAGGTGGACGACCTGCTGTTCCTGCGCGCGCACACCCGCCGCGTGGTGAAGATGACGGTGCCGGGGCCGTTCACGATGAGCCAGCAGGCGCAGAACGAGCACTACCCCGACGCCGAGGCCGCGGCCATGGACTACGCGGCGGCGGTCAACGCCGAGATCCGCGACCTGTTCGCCGCCGGGGCGGACATCGTGCAGCTCGACGAGCCGTACATGCAGGCCAGGCCGGACGCGGCGCGCGCGTACGGGCTGGCCGCGCTGAACGCCGCCCTGGACGGGATCACCGGCATGACGGCGGTGCACATCTGCTTCGGGTACGCGGCGATCATCCACGAGCGGCCCGAGGCGTACTCGTTCCTGCCGGAGCTGGCCGGGTGCCCGGTGCGGCAGGTGTCGATCGAGACCGCGCAGTCGGGGCTGGACCTCGGGGTGCTGTCCGACCTGAAGGACAAGACGGTCGTCCTCGGGGTGATCGACCTGTCCACGCCGGAGGTGGAGCCCGTCGAGGTGGTGGCGGGCCGGGTACGCAGGGCGTTCGAGCGGGTGCCGCCGGAGCGGATCGTCATCGCCACGGACTGCGGCATGAAGTACCTGCCCAGGTGGTCGGCGGAGGGCAAGATGCGGGCCATGGCGGGCGCCGCCCGCCTGCTGAGGGAGGAACTGGGCGGATCACGATAA
- a CDS encoding SAM-dependent methyltransferase, with protein sequence MPGSEQDSAPSGIDTTKPSVARVYDYMLGGKDNYEIDRHVAQAALRIAPDAPEAALANREFLRRTVRYLAAEAGIRQFLDVGSGLPTQGNVHEVAQAVTPGAHVVYVDHDPIVLAHGRALLAVDETTTIIDADVREPEKILDDPRTRALIDFGEPVGLLLFAILHHLKDEEDPAGLAARLLRPLPPGSHVVISHFHNPMEAHPEVSEQAFTAEKLFNEHLGTGRWRTREEILAFFDGLELLEPGLVPLPEWRPETGDHRAAPGITYHTFVGGVARKP encoded by the coding sequence GTGCCAGGAAGCGAGCAGGACAGCGCGCCCAGCGGGATAGACACCACCAAGCCGAGCGTCGCCCGCGTCTACGACTACATGCTCGGCGGCAAGGACAACTACGAGATCGACCGCCACGTGGCGCAGGCCGCGCTGCGGATCGCCCCGGACGCGCCCGAGGCCGCCCTGGCCAACCGGGAGTTCCTGCGCCGCACGGTGCGGTACCTGGCCGCCGAGGCCGGCATCCGGCAGTTCCTGGACGTCGGCTCCGGCCTGCCCACGCAGGGCAACGTGCACGAGGTCGCCCAGGCCGTCACCCCGGGCGCGCACGTCGTGTACGTCGACCACGACCCCATCGTGCTCGCCCACGGCCGGGCCCTGCTGGCCGTGGACGAGACCACCACGATCATCGACGCCGACGTCCGCGAGCCCGAGAAGATCCTCGACGACCCGCGCACCCGCGCCCTCATCGACTTCGGCGAGCCGGTCGGGCTGCTGCTGTTCGCCATCCTGCACCACCTGAAGGACGAGGAGGACCCGGCCGGTCTCGCGGCCAGGCTCCTGCGCCCGCTGCCCCCGGGCAGCCACGTGGTGATCTCGCACTTCCACAACCCGATGGAGGCCCACCCCGAGGTGTCGGAGCAGGCCTTCACGGCGGAGAAGCTCTTCAACGAGCACCTCGGCACCGGCCGGTGGCGCACCCGCGAGGAGATCCTGGCCTTCTTCGACGGGCTGGAGCTGCTGGAGCCCGGCCTGGTGCCGCTCCCGGAATGGCGTCCGGAGACCGGGGACCATCGGGCCGCGCCCGGCATCACGTACCACACCTTCGTCGGCGGCGTGGCGCGCAAGCCGTAG